Proteins co-encoded in one Hyalangium ruber genomic window:
- a CDS encoding DNA-3-methyladenine glycosylase yields MRLPESFFARPTLTVARELLGTHLILEEEGGARRVGRIVETEAYIGEHDLACHAAKGRTPRTEVMFGPAGRAYVYLIYGMHHCFNVVTEAPGVGAAVLVRAVEPVEGLPPERRTDGPGRLCSAFGITLAHNRLELQSSALYLTAGQPVEEGRVARGPRIGVDYAGAWAAEPFRFWVKDSRHVSRAPARKTR; encoded by the coding sequence GTGCGCCTACCCGAATCCTTTTTCGCCCGCCCCACGCTGACCGTTGCCCGCGAGCTGCTCGGTACCCACCTCATCCTGGAGGAGGAGGGGGGGGCGCGCCGCGTGGGCCGGATTGTCGAGACCGAGGCCTATATTGGGGAGCACGACCTGGCGTGTCATGCCGCCAAGGGGCGCACCCCGCGCACCGAGGTGATGTTCGGGCCGGCGGGGCGCGCCTACGTCTACCTCATCTATGGAATGCACCACTGCTTCAACGTGGTGACGGAGGCGCCCGGAGTGGGCGCGGCGGTGCTGGTGCGCGCCGTGGAGCCCGTGGAGGGGCTCCCCCCCGAGCGCCGCACGGATGGGCCTGGCCGCCTGTGCAGCGCCTTTGGCATTACCCTGGCGCATAACCGCTTGGAACTTCAGTCCTCCGCGCTGTACCTCACGGCGGGCCAGCCGGTGGAGGAGGGGCGGGTGGCCCGGGGGCCGCGCATTGGCGTGGACTACGCCGGGGCGTGGGCGGCCGAGCCCTTTCGATTCTGGGTGAAAGATAGTCGCCATGTGAGCCGGGCCCCCGCCCGGAAGACGCGTTGA
- a CDS encoding double-CXXCG motif protein — protein MRFHELVEDKAPRYTGDLTHAAHPWGLPGVECRACGAAGGWTGFQYPCVDLSGLSAGELKGLSDSWPVSFEEFERLRERVRPLAPAGARLEPGTRFGPLSGTGAGSFGQLFMQNSWSIFARRAALEQLKRAGLRGLEGCPLQVRFRAKSPPELLELQLVAHGRLHPDCLPPDLKPPCSTCGYQELKLPRPYWLDAASLPAYLDVFRLTDFPTLIFATERMVEAVKRLELDGVLFREVEAR, from the coding sequence ATGCGGTTCCACGAACTCGTAGAGGACAAAGCACCCCGCTATACGGGAGACCTCACCCACGCCGCACATCCGTGGGGACTGCCAGGCGTGGAGTGCCGGGCCTGTGGCGCGGCCGGAGGCTGGACTGGGTTCCAATACCCATGCGTGGATCTGTCAGGGCTCTCGGCAGGGGAACTCAAGGGGCTGTCCGACTCCTGGCCAGTGTCCTTCGAGGAGTTCGAACGGCTGCGCGAGCGGGTCAGACCCTTGGCGCCCGCAGGCGCCAGATTGGAGCCAGGGACCCGGTTCGGACCGCTCTCTGGGACAGGGGCAGGCTCGTTTGGCCAGCTCTTCATGCAGAACTCTTGGTCGATCTTCGCGCGGCGCGCGGCCTTGGAGCAGCTTAAGAGAGCTGGACTGCGCGGCCTGGAGGGCTGTCCGCTTCAGGTGCGCTTTCGTGCGAAGAGCCCGCCCGAGTTGCTGGAGTTGCAGTTGGTGGCGCACGGTCGATTGCACCCCGACTGTCTGCCACCAGATCTCAAACCGCCCTGCTCCACGTGTGGGTACCAGGAACTCAAGCTGCCGCGCCCCTACTGGCTGGACGCTGCTTCGCTTCCAGCATATCTGGACGTGTTCCGACTTACCGACTTCCCCACGCTCATCTTCGCCACCGAGCGCATGGTGGAGGCAGTGAAGCGCCTGGAACTGGACGGAGTGCTCTTCCGCGAGGTCGAGGCTCGATAG
- a CDS encoding myxosortase-dependent M36 family metallopeptidase produces MEFSQVTHRTVALVGLALATMAAPAFAARQLPTVDAFTSTPLPLQASSMPERAKGLHVVSEEPRLGVPTFAWGVSPPVHGPQLRRPVTPEEAARAYLNTHVGLYRLSRTDAAHIPVRGVHRMREGASIVSFAQEVEGIEVFRQSLKVLLDSDNQLVAMSGYLSPAASAPRRAGTLRFTLTPPEAIALAWSDLHGEALPASSLRLTGRANGPYSHYALSPGPRQVVFASPARVRQTFFPLPGALVPAYYVELDTTPVTETDGDHYAYVISAEDGRLLYRHDLTAHQSFTYRVWADAQSPHVPYDGPQGTEPTPHPTGFPDNYQAPFVSPNLITLQNVPYSRNDPWLPAGATQTTGNNVEAYTDYATPNGFSAGDIRASVSAPNTFGHAYDVTQSPTLSDAQQMSSVTQLFFVTNFLHDWYYDFGFDEASGNSQMDNFGRGGLGGDSLLTEAQDFSGRNNANMSTPADGGRPRMQMFMYDTRGLRVIDIPEGHPSVGRWTTGTAAFGPTQFSVTAAVVVAQDGVAGPSSGTVADACEPLTNGAEVLDKLVLVDRAGCAFTLKAANVQAAGAAGVIIANSATNGASFHLAGRASDITIPVLSVGTSLGNALRSQPPASVTVIREAADRDGALDNTIVAHEWTHYMSNRLIGNANGLTNNQGRSMGEGWSDFAGLLMLVREGDNTRPWNVDFGGVYARAAYASSGGTNQGYYWGNRRYPYTTDMTKNPMTLRYMELGVPLPADIPVSFGADGASNAEVHASGELWAVMLWECYASLLRDTPRYTFAQAQAQMKEYLVSSLKLTPNAPTFLEARDALLAAAYANDPADYVLFARAFAKRGAGPRAVAPHRDSTDHVGVVESFQVGKDVTLASVELLEQSGSTASCDDDGVLDTGETARVRVTLRNSGIGALSRTSMTLSSNDPDVSFPSGATVALPASEPLQLVSVELPVKLSGAATQRNISLTVAYRDEEQVVPGDQTHTVVVRVNTDEIPASSTLETVEAAGHPWLLVGSTAPGILPWKRQANADNTGWFFYGPDNGRAAEILLVSPPLQVASTGDFRFTFQHRYDFELGDDGVYYDGGVIELSEDNGSTWVELNGAVRPSYNALISTGGNNPIEGKQAYGGQSAGYPAFSSASVELGTLYAGKTVLIRFRIGTDLGVGAPGWEVDDLQFEGIVNTPFATVLAHRGQCINRVPVVSAGADQTINERRRVTLSGSATDPEGAPLTYVWTQTVGPAVTLSGASEASSTFRAPEVTEDTDLRFELRASDGVNTSPPAQVTVRVRNISNGNRPPSAQAQGPDAVDEGASVTLTGGGTDPDEDVALVYAWTQVSGPTVTLSDAASSQVSFTAPQVPENKELRFQLVVSDGELSSEPVVVTVQVRDVFDAKPVARAGEDQSVKEGNVVTLSDAGSTDPEGTPLTYAWTQVEGPTVTLTAQGARATFTAPGVDADTVLTFQLRVTDTHGESSEDTVSVNVANVPEPDSGCGCGAGQDGSVPATLVMLLAAVAFATRRRRA; encoded by the coding sequence ATGGAGTTTTCCCAGGTGACGCACCGCACGGTTGCGCTGGTTGGTCTCGCCTTGGCAACGATGGCAGCTCCTGCCTTCGCCGCCCGGCAATTGCCCACGGTGGATGCCTTCACGAGCACCCCGCTTCCCCTCCAAGCCTCGAGCATGCCGGAGCGTGCCAAGGGCCTCCACGTCGTCTCCGAGGAGCCACGGCTCGGAGTCCCCACCTTCGCCTGGGGCGTGAGCCCTCCGGTACACGGGCCCCAGCTGCGGCGTCCCGTGACGCCCGAGGAGGCCGCGCGCGCGTACCTCAACACGCACGTGGGGCTCTACCGGCTCTCGCGCACCGACGCCGCGCACATCCCCGTGCGGGGCGTACACCGCATGCGCGAGGGCGCCAGCATCGTCTCCTTCGCCCAGGAGGTGGAGGGCATCGAGGTGTTCCGCCAGTCCCTCAAGGTGCTGCTGGACTCGGACAACCAGCTCGTCGCCATGTCCGGGTACTTGAGCCCCGCAGCCTCCGCGCCGCGCCGCGCGGGCACCCTGCGCTTCACGCTCACCCCGCCCGAGGCCATTGCCCTGGCCTGGAGCGACCTGCACGGCGAGGCGCTCCCCGCCTCGAGCCTGCGGCTCACCGGGCGCGCCAACGGCCCCTACAGCCACTACGCGCTCAGCCCGGGCCCGCGACAGGTGGTGTTCGCCTCGCCCGCGCGCGTGCGGCAGACCTTCTTCCCCCTGCCCGGCGCGCTGGTGCCCGCGTACTACGTGGAGCTCGACACCACGCCCGTCACCGAGACGGACGGAGACCACTACGCCTACGTCATCTCCGCCGAGGACGGCCGGCTGCTGTACCGCCATGACCTGACGGCGCACCAGAGCTTCACCTACCGGGTGTGGGCCGACGCGCAGAGCCCGCACGTTCCCTATGACGGGCCCCAGGGCACCGAGCCCACGCCGCACCCCACGGGCTTTCCGGACAACTACCAGGCGCCCTTCGTCTCCCCCAACCTCATCACCCTGCAGAACGTGCCCTACAGCCGAAATGATCCGTGGCTGCCCGCCGGCGCCACGCAGACGACGGGCAACAACGTGGAGGCCTATACCGACTACGCCACCCCCAATGGCTTCAGCGCGGGCGACATCCGCGCCAGCGTCAGCGCGCCGAACACCTTCGGCCACGCCTACGACGTGACCCAGTCGCCGACGCTCTCAGACGCGCAGCAGATGAGCTCGGTGACGCAGCTCTTCTTCGTGACCAACTTCCTGCACGACTGGTACTACGACTTCGGCTTCGACGAGGCCTCGGGCAACAGCCAGATGGACAACTTCGGGCGCGGCGGGCTCGGCGGAGACAGCCTGCTCACCGAGGCGCAGGACTTCTCGGGGCGCAACAACGCGAACATGTCCACCCCGGCCGACGGCGGCCGGCCCCGAATGCAGATGTTCATGTATGACACGCGCGGGCTGCGCGTCATCGACATCCCCGAGGGCCACCCCTCCGTGGGTCGCTGGACGACCGGCACCGCTGCCTTCGGGCCCACGCAGTTCAGCGTCACCGCCGCCGTCGTCGTCGCTCAGGATGGGGTCGCCGGCCCTAGCAGCGGCACCGTGGCGGATGCCTGCGAGCCGCTCACCAACGGCGCCGAAGTGCTCGACAAGCTCGTCCTGGTGGACCGCGCCGGCTGTGCCTTCACCCTCAAGGCCGCCAACGTCCAGGCCGCTGGAGCCGCCGGTGTCATCATCGCCAACTCGGCGACGAACGGGGCCTCGTTCCACCTCGCGGGCCGCGCCTCGGACATCACCATCCCCGTCCTCTCGGTGGGCACCTCGCTGGGCAACGCGCTGCGGAGCCAGCCTCCCGCGAGCGTGACCGTCATCCGCGAGGCCGCAGACCGCGATGGCGCGCTGGACAACACCATCGTCGCCCATGAGTGGACGCACTACATGAGCAACCGCCTCATCGGTAACGCCAACGGCCTGACCAACAACCAGGGCCGCAGCATGGGCGAGGGCTGGAGCGACTTCGCGGGCCTGCTGATGCTGGTGCGCGAAGGGGACAACACGCGGCCGTGGAACGTCGACTTCGGCGGTGTCTATGCCCGCGCCGCGTACGCCAGCAGCGGCGGAACCAACCAGGGCTACTACTGGGGCAACCGGCGCTACCCGTACACCACCGACATGACGAAGAACCCGATGACCCTCCGCTACATGGAGCTGGGCGTGCCGCTGCCCGCGGACATCCCGGTTTCGTTCGGCGCGGATGGCGCGAGCAACGCGGAGGTCCACGCCTCGGGTGAGCTGTGGGCGGTGATGCTGTGGGAGTGCTACGCCTCCCTGCTGCGCGACACCCCGCGCTACACCTTCGCCCAGGCCCAGGCCCAGATGAAGGAGTACCTCGTCAGCTCGCTCAAGCTCACCCCCAACGCTCCCACCTTCCTCGAGGCGCGCGACGCGCTGCTGGCCGCCGCCTATGCCAATGATCCGGCCGACTACGTCCTCTTCGCCCGAGCCTTCGCCAAGCGCGGCGCTGGGCCACGGGCCGTGGCGCCCCACCGCGACTCCACCGACCACGTCGGCGTGGTGGAGAGCTTCCAGGTTGGCAAGGACGTGACCCTGGCCAGCGTGGAGCTGCTCGAACAGTCGGGCTCGACGGCGTCCTGCGACGATGACGGGGTGCTCGACACGGGCGAGACGGCGCGCGTGCGGGTGACGCTGCGCAACAGTGGCATCGGCGCCCTGAGCCGCACGAGCATGACGCTCTCCAGCAACGACCCGGACGTGTCCTTCCCCTCGGGAGCCACGGTGGCCCTCCCGGCCTCGGAGCCGCTCCAGCTCGTCAGCGTGGAGCTGCCGGTGAAGCTGTCGGGCGCCGCCACCCAGCGCAACATCTCCCTCACCGTCGCCTACCGGGACGAGGAGCAGGTGGTGCCCGGCGACCAGACGCACACGGTGGTGGTGCGGGTGAACACGGATGAAATCCCGGCTTCGAGCACCCTCGAGACGGTGGAGGCCGCTGGCCACCCGTGGCTCCTGGTGGGTTCGACGGCCCCGGGCATCCTGCCCTGGAAGCGCCAGGCCAACGCGGACAACACGGGCTGGTTCTTCTACGGCCCCGACAATGGTCGCGCCGCGGAGATCCTCCTCGTCTCCCCGCCGCTGCAGGTGGCGAGCACGGGAGACTTCCGCTTCACCTTCCAGCACCGCTACGACTTCGAGCTGGGCGACGATGGCGTCTACTACGACGGCGGCGTCATCGAGCTGAGCGAGGACAACGGGTCGACCTGGGTGGAGCTCAACGGCGCCGTGCGCCCCTCCTACAACGCGCTGATCTCGACAGGAGGCAACAACCCCATCGAGGGCAAGCAGGCGTACGGAGGCCAGAGCGCGGGTTATCCCGCCTTCAGCTCGGCTTCGGTCGAGCTCGGCACGCTCTACGCGGGCAAGACGGTGCTCATCCGCTTCCGCATCGGCACGGACCTCGGCGTCGGCGCGCCGGGGTGGGAGGTGGATGACCTCCAGTTCGAGGGCATCGTGAACACGCCGTTCGCCACCGTGCTTGCCCACCGCGGCCAGTGCATCAACCGGGTGCCGGTGGTGAGCGCGGGTGCGGACCAGACGATCAACGAGCGCCGCCGGGTGACGCTCTCCGGCAGTGCGACGGACCCCGAGGGGGCCCCGTTGACCTACGTGTGGACCCAAACGGTGGGCCCGGCGGTGACGCTCAGCGGCGCGAGCGAGGCGAGCTCCACCTTCCGCGCGCCGGAGGTGACGGAGGACACGGACCTGCGCTTCGAGCTGCGGGCCAGTGATGGGGTGAACACGAGCCCTCCCGCACAGGTCACCGTGAGGGTGCGGAACATCTCCAACGGCAACCGGCCTCCCTCTGCCCAGGCGCAGGGGCCGGACGCGGTGGACGAGGGCGCGAGTGTCACGCTCACCGGCGGAGGCACGGATCCGGATGAGGACGTCGCGCTCGTCTACGCGTGGACCCAGGTGAGCGGCCCGACCGTCACCCTGAGCGATGCGGCTTCGTCGCAGGTGAGCTTCACCGCGCCTCAGGTGCCCGAGAACAAGGAGCTGCGCTTCCAGCTCGTCGTCAGCGATGGAGAGCTGAGCAGCGAGCCGGTGGTGGTGACGGTGCAGGTCCGGGATGTGTTCGACGCGAAGCCGGTGGCACGCGCGGGCGAGGACCAGAGCGTCAAGGAGGGCAACGTGGTGACCCTGAGCGACGCGGGCTCCACGGACCCGGAGGGCACCCCGCTCACCTACGCGTGGACCCAGGTGGAGGGCCCCACCGTGACGCTCACCGCGCAAGGCGCGCGCGCCACGTTCACCGCTCCTGGAGTGGACGCGGACACGGTGCTCACCTTCCAGCTGCGCGTCACGGACACCCATGGCGAGAGCAGCGAGGACACGGTCTCCGTGAACGTGGCGAACGTGCCGGAGCCCGACTCGGGCTGTGGCTGCGGCGCGGGCCAGGATGGCTCGGTGCCCGCCACGCTGGTCATGCTGCTCGCGGCGGTGGCCTTCGCCACGCGGCGTCGGCGCGCGTAG
- a CDS encoding RNA polymerase sigma factor, translated as MSNEVVPQQEDRQLLSRAQSGDMGAFEELVDTHRDKVFGLALRMTRSEADAAEITQDTFLSAYQHLKDFRGDAAFSSWVHRIAANHALMRLRHRRVVQAAEEELKGPEFTERGSLAEYPQQDWSRDAEEKALDAELGQAIQQATDRLPEGYREVFLLKDVEGLSYEQIAELTGDSVPAIKSRLHRARLALREAIDQFYNQDSHGA; from the coding sequence ATGTCCAATGAGGTCGTACCCCAGCAAGAAGACCGGCAGCTGCTCTCCCGCGCGCAGTCTGGAGACATGGGCGCGTTCGAGGAGCTGGTGGACACCCACCGGGACAAGGTGTTCGGCCTGGCGCTGCGGATGACGCGCTCGGAGGCGGACGCGGCGGAGATTACCCAGGACACCTTCCTGTCGGCCTACCAGCACCTCAAGGACTTCCGGGGGGATGCGGCCTTCAGCTCGTGGGTCCACCGCATCGCGGCGAACCACGCCCTCATGCGGTTGCGGCACCGGCGGGTGGTGCAGGCGGCCGAGGAAGAGCTCAAGGGCCCGGAGTTCACCGAGCGAGGGAGCCTGGCCGAGTACCCCCAGCAGGACTGGAGCCGGGACGCCGAGGAGAAGGCCCTGGACGCGGAGCTGGGGCAGGCGATCCAGCAGGCCACGGACCGGCTGCCCGAGGGGTACCGGGAGGTGTTTCTCTTGAAAGACGTCGAGGGCCTCAGTTACGAACAGATCGCCGAGCTGACGGGGGACTCGGTGCCCGCGATCAAGAGCCGCCTGCACCGGGCGCGGCTTGCGCTTCGAGAGGCCATCGATCAGTTCTACAATCAGGACAGCCATGGGGCGTGA
- a CDS encoding radical SAM protein: MNLKQLSLLELEQVLAPLSPTPTAVRKVFAAVFAHGAQTVEQVCQAPQVPKRVAEYLRAHAELPRLEVVERRRADDGFVKYLFASPLGGRVEAVRIPIFDDKYIVCVSSQVGCALACDFCMTGKLGFQRNLKMWEILDQVLQVREEADRPVRGVVFMGMGEPLLNYAETIRAAQVLSHPAGLAISGTSITFSTAGMVPQIRRYTQEGHPYRLAFSVTSAIPEKRLKVLPIEKGHPLPELVEAIREYTQVRNERAMIAYVAISGFNLGLEDALALKDTFEGIPIKVDLIDVTDPTGKYQPPTAEELKAFRDHLQVLKSPIARRYSGGKDIGAACGTLEASQYGGTVLAPPAPRAE; this comes from the coding sequence GTGAACCTGAAACAATTGTCGCTCCTGGAGTTGGAGCAAGTGCTCGCGCCGCTTTCGCCCACGCCGACGGCGGTGCGCAAGGTGTTCGCCGCGGTGTTCGCGCATGGCGCCCAGACGGTGGAGCAGGTGTGTCAGGCCCCGCAGGTGCCGAAGCGGGTGGCCGAGTACCTGCGCGCCCACGCGGAGCTGCCGCGGCTGGAGGTGGTGGAGCGGCGGCGGGCGGACGATGGCTTCGTGAAGTACCTCTTCGCCTCGCCCCTGGGAGGGCGGGTGGAGGCGGTGCGCATCCCCATCTTCGACGACAAGTACATCGTCTGCGTGTCGAGCCAGGTGGGCTGCGCGCTGGCGTGCGACTTCTGCATGACGGGCAAGCTGGGGTTCCAGCGCAACCTGAAGATGTGGGAGATCCTCGACCAGGTGCTCCAGGTGCGGGAGGAGGCGGACCGACCGGTGCGCGGGGTGGTGTTCATGGGGATGGGGGAGCCGCTGCTGAACTACGCGGAGACGATCCGCGCGGCGCAGGTGCTCTCGCACCCGGCGGGCCTGGCGATTTCGGGCACGTCCATCACGTTCTCCACGGCGGGGATGGTGCCGCAGATCCGGCGCTACACGCAGGAGGGGCACCCGTACCGGCTGGCGTTCTCGGTGACGAGCGCGATTCCGGAGAAGCGGTTGAAGGTGCTGCCAATTGAGAAGGGGCACCCGCTGCCGGAGCTGGTGGAGGCGATTCGCGAGTACACCCAGGTGCGCAACGAGCGGGCGATGATCGCCTACGTGGCCATTTCGGGGTTCAACCTGGGGCTCGAGGACGCGCTGGCGCTGAAGGACACGTTCGAGGGGATTCCCATCAAGGTGGATCTGATCGACGTGACGGACCCCACGGGGAAGTACCAGCCGCCGACGGCCGAGGAGCTGAAGGCGTTCCGGGACCACCTGCAGGTGCTGAAGTCGCCGATCGCGCGGCGTTACTCGGGCGGCAAGGACATCGGCGCGGCGTGTGGCACGCTGGAGGCGAGCCAGTACGGCGGCACGGTGCTCGCGCCGCCGGCGCCGCGCGCGGAGTAG
- a CDS encoding anti-sigma factor family protein, whose translation MYNCKDSINLLMDYLDGEMSPEDAQHLREHLRGCAPCVDFLRTYKATPGVCKRALAQAMPKEVAEKLTEFLRSKIKSAS comes from the coding sequence ATGTATAACTGCAAAGACTCCATTAACCTCCTGATGGACTACCTCGACGGCGAGATGTCGCCGGAGGATGCGCAGCACCTACGAGAGCACCTGCGAGGGTGTGCCCCGTGCGTGGACTTCCTGCGCACGTACAAGGCGACCCCAGGGGTGTGCAAGCGGGCGCTGGCCCAGGCCATGCCGAAGGAAGTGGCCGAGAAGCTGACCGAGTTCCTCCGGTCGAAGATCAAGTCCGCATCGTGA
- a CDS encoding TIGR02269 family lipoprotein, with product MRDCSDHPGCIKQPTMTTSGWTTLLRWVSLVALLLSACSTSSPTQRAWVSTEQDDASVCESSGTDSCIVLACDGEQGECGVFACEDVDLEASARASLAHGAELARGSYRLPTHGPSRNWRHLGLRAGARPRTTFHFHYRHGALPAFPRDEGKLVKHHLFPQAPEFREWFRQARIDIHQYALLIPEPIHRQLHSGTGRGGLWNTAWREFRRENPNLRDPEAFLRHAFKLAIRYKLAGPILPYNHRVLPIGPQFHSN from the coding sequence ATGAGGGACTGTTCAGATCATCCAGGATGTATAAAGCAGCCCACGATGACAACGTCCGGCTGGACTACTCTCCTCCGATGGGTGTCCCTGGTTGCGCTGCTGCTGTCGGCGTGTAGCACTTCGTCCCCAACCCAGCGAGCTTGGGTGAGCACAGAGCAGGACGATGCCAGCGTCTGCGAGTCCTCAGGTACTGACTCCTGCATCGTGCTCGCATGCGACGGCGAGCAGGGGGAGTGCGGCGTCTTCGCTTGCGAGGACGTGGATCTGGAAGCTTCGGCGCGAGCTTCCCTCGCTCACGGTGCTGAACTGGCACGAGGTTCCTACCGTCTTCCAACCCATGGTCCATCCCGGAACTGGAGGCACCTGGGACTGAGAGCGGGGGCTCGGCCACGAACGACGTTCCACTTCCACTATCGCCACGGCGCCCTGCCAGCCTTCCCTCGCGACGAGGGCAAGCTGGTCAAGCACCACCTGTTTCCCCAAGCACCAGAGTTCAGGGAGTGGTTCAGACAGGCACGCATCGACATCCACCAGTATGCCCTCCTCATTCCGGAACCCATCCACCGCCAACTCCACAGCGGAACGGGTCGCGGTGGTCTGTGGAACACGGCTTGGAGGGAGTTCCGGCGTGAGAACCCCAATCTCCGAGACCCCGAAGCCTTCCTTCGTCATGCGTTCAAGCTGGCCATCCGCTACAAGCTGGCTGGACCCATCCTGCCGTACAATCATCGAGTGCTCCCCATCGGTCCCCAGTTCCACTCGAACTGA
- the rocD gene encoding ornithine--oxo-acid transaminase, with amino-acid sequence MNSENATPPLSTRDYIDLEERYGARNYHPLDIVIERAEGCWVHDVEGRKYLDCLSAYSAVNQGHCHPRILETLREQASKVTLTSRAFRNDQLPHLYKALRELSGLSRSLPMNSGAEACETAIKLARKWGHTVKGIPEDRAEIIVFANNFHGRTISLISFSTEPRYRHGFGPFTPGFVVVPYDDVEAVRRAITPNTCAILMEPIQAEAGVLIPRDGYLTQVAELCRQHRVLFMVDEIQTGLGRTGKMFAFQHENVRPDVIVVGKALSGGFYPVSAVMADDEVMGVLHPGEHGSTYGGNPLACAVARTALDVLRDERLVERSAALGQTFLAALKTLKNRHIVEVRGRGLMVGVALDISARPACEALMAEGILCKETHDSVIRLTPPLVVTQAELDWAFERVKKVLEAL; translated from the coding sequence ATGAATTCCGAGAACGCCACGCCCCCCCTCTCCACACGCGATTACATCGACCTGGAAGAACGGTACGGAGCGCGCAACTACCATCCGCTGGACATCGTCATCGAACGGGCAGAGGGCTGCTGGGTCCATGACGTGGAAGGCCGCAAGTACCTCGACTGCCTGAGCGCGTACTCCGCGGTGAATCAGGGCCACTGCCACCCGCGCATCCTGGAGACGCTGCGCGAGCAGGCCTCGAAGGTGACGCTGACGTCACGGGCTTTTCGCAACGACCAGCTTCCCCACCTCTACAAGGCGCTGCGAGAGCTGTCCGGCCTGAGTCGCTCGCTGCCGATGAACTCGGGCGCGGAGGCGTGCGAGACGGCCATCAAGCTGGCGCGCAAGTGGGGCCACACCGTCAAGGGAATCCCCGAGGACCGGGCGGAGATCATCGTCTTCGCGAACAACTTCCACGGGCGCACCATCAGCCTCATCAGCTTCTCCACCGAGCCGCGCTACCGGCACGGCTTCGGCCCCTTCACCCCCGGCTTCGTCGTGGTGCCCTACGACGACGTGGAGGCGGTGCGGCGCGCCATCACCCCCAACACCTGCGCCATCCTGATGGAGCCCATTCAGGCGGAGGCCGGTGTGCTGATTCCGCGGGACGGCTACCTGACGCAGGTGGCCGAGCTCTGCCGGCAGCACCGGGTGCTGTTCATGGTGGATGAAATCCAGACGGGCCTGGGGCGCACCGGGAAGATGTTCGCCTTCCAGCACGAGAACGTGCGGCCGGACGTCATCGTGGTGGGCAAGGCGCTGTCGGGCGGCTTCTATCCTGTGTCCGCCGTCATGGCGGACGACGAGGTCATGGGCGTGCTCCATCCCGGTGAGCATGGCAGCACCTACGGAGGCAATCCGCTGGCCTGCGCCGTGGCGCGCACCGCCCTGGACGTGCTGCGCGACGAGCGCCTGGTGGAGCGCTCCGCGGCGTTGGGGCAGACGTTCCTGGCCGCGCTGAAGACGCTGAAGAACCGCCACATCGTGGAGGTGCGCGGCCGGGGGCTGATGGTGGGCGTGGCGCTGGACATCTCCGCACGGCCCGCCTGCGAGGCGCTGATGGCGGAAGGAATCCTCTGCAAAGAGACGCATGACTCCGTCATCCGTCTCACGCCGCCGCTCGTCGTCACCCAGGCCGAGCTGGACTGGGCCTTCGAACGCGTCAAGAAGGTCCTGGAAGCGCTGTAG
- a CDS encoding WD40 repeat domain-containing protein: MPDARTFYWMGREWVLEAGQPREMGNPGEGGVAASADGKVRAFAFCESLEIRDEKGQVRHHLELEPTVYPATEDSRGALRPAAQCSVALSPDGTFMVSWGSSDVRLWNPRGLKLIRQIRDYTQGVELSADGHSLVTWDEQNLRLWDPRTGKLLRTLRKHVTEVPVLWTEANAAWLVPMGRDASPQQRSLRRLDLKSGKATPLPELSFFTREARQTLDRSRVMLVSSSGASELRDAKSGKVLLALEDLQCVAGPSDLSPKGDAFALACEKGGLAVWELPPGSGP, from the coding sequence ATGCCCGACGCTCGGACCTTCTACTGGATGGGCCGGGAGTGGGTGTTGGAGGCAGGCCAGCCACGGGAGATGGGCAACCCGGGCGAGGGCGGAGTGGCGGCATCCGCGGATGGCAAGGTGCGTGCGTTTGCCTTCTGTGAGTCCCTCGAGATCCGCGATGAGAAGGGACAGGTGCGGCACCACCTCGAGCTGGAGCCCACGGTGTATCCGGCGACCGAAGACTCGCGCGGTGCCCTCAGGCCCGCTGCTCAGTGCTCGGTGGCGCTCTCCCCGGATGGCACCTTCATGGTGAGCTGGGGATCCAGCGACGTGAGGCTGTGGAACCCGCGTGGCTTGAAGTTGATCCGCCAGATTCGCGACTACACCCAGGGTGTGGAGCTCTCCGCGGACGGACACTCGCTGGTGACCTGGGACGAGCAGAACCTGCGGCTGTGGGACCCGCGCACCGGAAAGCTGCTGCGCACGCTGCGCAAACACGTGACTGAGGTCCCCGTGCTCTGGACGGAGGCGAATGCCGCCTGGCTCGTCCCCATGGGGAGAGATGCGAGCCCGCAGCAGAGGTCGCTCCGCCGGCTCGATCTGAAGAGTGGCAAGGCAACCCCGCTGCCCGAGCTGTCCTTCTTCACGCGGGAAGCCCGGCAGACCCTGGACCGTTCGCGTGTCATGCTCGTGTCCTCTTCGGGAGCGTCCGAGCTGCGAGACGCGAAGAGCGGCAAGGTGCTCCTGGCTTTGGAGGATCTCCAATGCGTCGCCGGCCCGTCGGACCTCTCCCCGAAGGGAGACGCGTTCGCGCTGGCCTGCGAGAAAGGCGGCCTCGCGGTGTGGGAGCTGCCTCCTGGCAGCGGTCCCTGA